The genomic region ACCTTCCGGACCTGCGCGGAGCCTTTCCGCGTCGCGACGGGCATGCTCAGCGCCGGACGGCGACGGCCATGCCCTCGCCGGTGGGGATCATCGCGCAGGACGCGAACAAGGCCTCGTCCGCCAGCATCGATAACGCGGCGCGCATCGGCGCGACCTTCGGCTTGTCCTCGTGGTCCGCCGCGAGGTCGTCGCGGTGGAGGTTCCCGAACAGGTAGGCGTTGTCGCAGATCACGAAGCCGCCGGAGCGGACGTTTTTCGCGGCCCAGCGCGCGTAGTCGCCGTAGCCGGTCTTGTCCGCGTCGATGAACACGAGGTCGAAAGGGCCGTGCTTCTCGAGCGTCGGGAGCACGGTCATGCCCGGGCCAGTGTGGACGGTCACCTTCGCCGTCAGGCCCGCGAGCGCGACGTTCTCCTTC from Elusimicrobiota bacterium harbors:
- a CDS encoding O-methyltransferase, with the translated sequence MAEALTMAHQGTTESGYRTKPLLDFVTRTMSRERAALREIRETTEAKGLPAISVGPDEGRLLHFLVSACGARKIVEVGTLAGYSACWMADALPQGGMLHTIEYEPKHAKVAKENVALAGLTAKVTVHTGPGMTVLPTLEKHGPFDLVFIDADKTGYGDYARWAAKNVRSGGFVICDNAYLFGNLHRDDLAADHEDKPKVAPMRAALSMLADEALFASCAMIPTGEGMAVAVRR